GCGTTTCAGTTCTTAGTGTTGCAAATGTAGATATTATATAATGATGAGAGGATACTATGGTCTCCTATGAGAGGATACTATGGTCTCACATGAGAGGATACTATGGTCTCCTATGGGAGGATACTATACCTCTTATGGGAGATCCTGTTTATAATGTCTATATTTGGAGCCTGATGAGCCGGTCAGGAGGCTCTTCGGAAGTTTTCACGGAAGTAAGACAGAACAAATGATACAGTACACAGTGAAGGAACGCCGAATGAAAGTAGGCAAGCATGCAGGCAAAACGATGTATTATGCCGAAGCTCAGAAATCGAAAGTGATTGACTTTGAAGAGGTGATCAGGGACGTTGCCGAGATGAGTTCGCTCACGACCGGCGATGTGCGTAATGCCGTGGATCGACTGGCCTATTACCTCAAGCGCGAGTTGGCAGAGGGCAATACTGTCAGGCTCGGACAGATCGGGACTTTTCGGCTTTATGCCCCCGGGCGGTTT
This genomic stretch from Porphyromonas gingivalis ATCC 33277 harbors:
- a CDS encoding HU family DNA-binding protein; this translates as MIQYTVKERRMKVGKHAGKTMYYAEAQKSKVIDFEEVIRDVAEMSSLTTGDVRNAVDRLAYYLKRELAEGNTVRLGQIGTFRLYAPGRFMEHPEEVNATTIKGAKIQFIQNRHLREASSLIKVAVDNPYLTKKKDLTATGTESAEGNGSSGL